Genomic window (Patescibacteria group bacterium):
TAAAATCCCTTGATGCCTAAATAATAGGAAAATGAATAAAATTACAAAAGCGATTGCATCTTTGTAGCCGGATGGCAAAAACCAGATACCAAAGTTTTCAACCAGACCGAGCAAAAAAGAACCCAAAACCGCGCCCGGCACACTGCCAATCCCACCAATAATCGCGCCAGTAAATCCTTTAATCATTAAATTAGTTCCCATGGTCGGCTCGAGATTTTGCTCCAAGCTAACCAAAATTCCAGCAATTCCGGCAATAGCTGAACCAACAATAAAAGAATAAGCGTAAATTTTCTCCGAAGAAATACCAACAATTTCTGCCACATCTTTATTATCAGCCACTGCTCTCATTGCTTTGCCAATTTTTGTTTTTTTCATAAAGAAGTACAACGAGATAAGCAGAACAATTGAAACCGCAATAATCACGATTTGTAATGGTGTAATAATCGCGCCTAAAAATTCCAAGCCCTTGGCGATTTTGATATAACCAATTGTCTTAACATCGGCGCCGAATAACATCAAAATCAATGACTCCAATAAAATCAAAAGCGCGAAACTGGCAATCAAAAGAATGACATTGCTGGCTTTTCTTTTGCGGAGTTTTTTATAAACAATTTTATTCATTAACCAACCCAAAATACAAGCGCAAATAATCGCCAGAATTACTGCTGGCCAAAAACTCAAGCCCAAAGTCACAAAAAAGAAGTATAAAAAATAGGCGCTAAAAGCAATGGTTGCGCCATGGGCAAAATGAACAAACTTGCAGGTTGAGTAAATCAAAGAAAACCCGCTTGCCACCAAAGCATAAATGGCTCCAGCAATTAGACCGTTGATGAGAAGTTGAAAAAACATTTTATATTACTATATTGATTAATTTACCTTTTACGAAAATCACTTTTTTCGGCTTTTGGTCATTCAGCCAGGATTTTACTTTTTCGTTAGACAAAGCAAATTTCTTTGCTTCGTTTTCTGAAATATCGCTTTTCACTTCAATTTTGTCTCTTACTTTTCCATTAACCTGAATCACTAAATCAATTGTGTCTTTTTTAATAAGTTTCTCGTCATATTTCGGCCATTTTTCCTCAAAAATACTTTTAATTTTTGCCTGCCTGCCGGTAGGCATGGACTTTTGACTTTTAATTTTTAAATATAATTCTTCTGCAATATGCGGTGCGAACGGCGCTAAAATTTTCAGAAAATTTTCCGCATCTTCTTCGGATAAAATAGTCCACGCATTCACGAACTCCATCATTGAAGCAATTGCAGTATTGAATTTAAAATTATTAATATCTTCCCCGACTTTCTTAATTGTGTAATTTATTTTTTGTATTAAATTTTTACTAGTAGTTTTTCCGATTTTACTCTTATCGCAAAACAAAGCCCAAACTCTGTTTAAAAATTTATATACTCCTATTATACTTTTATCGTTCCACGCTCCGCCATCTTCAAACGCAGCAATAAATAATACATACATTCTGAATGTATCCGCCCCGTATTTTTTGACATAATCATCAGGAATTACCACATTGCCTTTTGATTTTGACATTTTACTGCCATCAGCTGCCAGAATCATTCCTTGATGATTAAGTTTTGTGAATGGTTCGTCAAATTTTATCAATTTCTGGTCAAAAAGCGCCTTGGTAATGAACCGCGCATAAAGCAGATGCATACAAGCGTGTTCTGCTCCGCCGACGTATTGGTCAACAGGCAGCCATTTTTCAGCCAATTTCTTATCAAACGGCTCGTCTTTTAAATGCGGACTTAAATATCGAAGAAAATACCAAGAAGAACAAACAAATGTATCCATTGTTTCTGTGCTCCTTTTCGCACTGCCCCCACATTTGGGGCATTTTATATTTACAAATTCCTTTGAACGAGCTAATGGCGATTCGCCTTCGCTGGTTGGCTTGAAATCTTCTAAATCCGGCAGTTTAACCAGATTTTCATCTAATACCTCGCCGCATTTATCGCAATAAATAATCGGTATTGGCGCACCCCAATATCTTTGTCTTGAAATCAGCCAGTCGCGCAAATGGTAATTAATTTTTTTCTTGCCTAATTTATTTTTATCAAGCCATTCGGTGATTTTCTCAATCGCATCTTCCGAATTTAATCCATTGAATTCTCCAGAATTTATCAATTTCCCATATTCTGTAAAAGCTCTCTTTGAAATGTCGCCACCCGCAATAACTTCCTTGATTTCAATATTATATTTTTTGGCAAATTCATAATCTCTCTCGTCATGCGCCGGCACAAACATCACTGCTCCACCGCCATAAGTTGCAATCACATAATCGCCAATCCAAACTGGAATTTTTTCATTATTTAAAGGATTAATTGCATACGCTCCAATAAAAACTCCTGTTTTTTCTTTTTCCAAATCTGTTCTTTCTAATTCTGATTTCTTTTTACTGGCTGAAATATAATTATCAACTTCTTTTTTATGTTCGGAAGTGGTAATTTTTTGCACTAATTCGTGTTCCGGAGCCAAAACCAAAGCTGTAACTCCGAAAATCGTGTCAATTCTAGTTGTAAAGACTTCGATTTCATTGTTATTGATTTTAAATTTTATATTCGTGCCTTCTGATTTCCCAATCCAGTTTTTCTGCATCACAATTGTTCTTTCCGGCCAATTTAATTTTTTATGGTCTTCCAGTAATCTCTCTGCATAATCAGTAATTTTAAAAAACCACTGCTTCAAATCTTTCTGGATAACTTCACTTTCACAGCGTTCGCATTTTCCGTCAATTACCTGCTCATTTGCTAAAACGGTTTTGCATGACGGGCACCAGTTAACTGGCGCTTCGGCGCGATAAGCCAGCCCATTTTTATATAAAACTCCAAATAGCCACTGCGTCCATTTATAATATTCTGGGTCAGAGGTATTTATCTCTTTATCCCAATCAAACATTATACCCAATGATTTAAGCTGTTTTCTGCCGAAATCAATATTCTGTTTGGCGCTTTGAGCTGGATGCACCCCTGTTTTTATAGCATAATTTTCTGCTGGCAAACCGAATGCATCTGCGCCAATCGGCTGTAAAACATTAAAACCAATCATTTTTTTGTACCTCCCGAAAACATCCGCACCAGTATAATTGTATCCATGCCCAATATGGATTTTATCGCCTGATGGATAATAAAACATCACCAAATTGTAAAATTTGGCTTTTTTCTTGTCATTTAAATCGCAAACATCAATCTTGTTTTTTCCCCAATATTTCTGCCACTTATCTTCTATTTTTTGCGGATTGTAATCCATATTTATATTATATCAAATTAAACAACTCTTTGGCATTTTTTGTTGTTTGCTCTGCAACTTGCTCAAAATTGATTCCTTTTATTTCAGCGATTTTTTGAGCTACATATTCAACATTTTCAGGTGTATTTCTGACTAATTCATCTTTCTTACGCAAAGGT
Coding sequences:
- the leuS gene encoding leucine--tRNA ligase encodes the protein MDYNPQKIEDKWQKYWGKNKIDVCDLNDKKKAKFYNLVMFYYPSGDKIHIGHGYNYTGADVFGRYKKMIGFNVLQPIGADAFGLPAENYAIKTGVHPAQSAKQNIDFGRKQLKSLGIMFDWDKEINTSDPEYYKWTQWLFGVLYKNGLAYRAEAPVNWCPSCKTVLANEQVIDGKCERCESEVIQKDLKQWFFKITDYAERLLEDHKKLNWPERTIVMQKNWIGKSEGTNIKFKINNNEIEVFTTRIDTIFGVTALVLAPEHELVQKITTSEHKKEVDNYISASKKKSELERTDLEKEKTGVFIGAYAINPLNNEKIPVWIGDYVIATYGGGAVMFVPAHDERDYEFAKKYNIEIKEVIAGGDISKRAFTEYGKLINSGEFNGLNSEDAIEKITEWLDKNKLGKKKINYHLRDWLISRQRYWGAPIPIIYCDKCGEVLDENLVKLPDLEDFKPTSEGESPLARSKEFVNIKCPKCGGSAKRSTETMDTFVCSSWYFLRYLSPHLKDEPFDKKLAEKWLPVDQYVGGAEHACMHLLYARFITKALFDQKLIKFDEPFTKLNHQGMILAADGSKMSKSKGNVVIPDDYVKKYGADTFRMYVLFIAAFEDGGAWNDKSIIGVYKFLNRVWALFCDKSKIGKTTSKNLIQKINYTIKKVGEDINNFKFNTAIASMMEFVNAWTILSEEDAENFLKILAPFAPHIAEELYLKIKSQKSMPTGRQAKIKSIFEEKWPKYDEKLIKKDTIDLVIQVNGKVRDKIEVKSDISENEAKKFALSNEKVKSWLNDQKPKKVIFVKGKLINIVI
- a CDS encoding branched-chain amino acid ABC transporter permease — its product is MFFQLLINGLIAGAIYALVASGFSLIYSTCKFVHFAHGATIAFSAYFLYFFFVTLGLSFWPAVILAIICACILGWLMNKIVYKKLRKRKASNVILLIASFALLILLESLILMLFGADVKTIGYIKIAKGLEFLGAIITPLQIVIIAVSIVLLISLYFFMKKTKIGKAMRAVADNKDVAEIVGISSEKIYAYSFIVGSAIAGIAGILVSLEQNLEPTMGTNLMIKGFTGAIIGGIGSVPGAVLGSFLLGLVENFGIWFLPSGYKDAIAFVILFIFLLFRHQGILGIKRNNK